The window GGGTTCtgaaggttaaccttccaacacaatcctgtctcagagctctacggacaattcctttgacctcatgccTTAGTACtactggatttatggtgctttcaagacaactgggaactctgaaaaaacaagATCGAATCttgatgatgtcagtgatcttcaggtcgttgctctagaaagaggcccgagttcccgagttacaattcagagttggatgaccgttaaaaacgtattttcccagtctaaGCTCATTTTTtgccgagttcccagttgtcttgaactcactgaagtcagatttcacAGTTCcggagttaacagttgttttgagcgtgcagaaatcatgctggattgtcagcatggccaatgttgagagtttatcattttaagcttggaaaagagaaccTTGAACCCAgaattgggaccacacagccactccactgaatagcaggctagtgattgctttgcaatgcttgttGTTAGCCGCTGATTCCATCCAAACAActtattgttgaatttgcgatttccaacaatggcgatgagcaccgatacgttttatctataatttctcttcattatttctgtTCATATGACacggattaaaaaggatttgcctgtagatagtcaacttgattcatgatgatgactgctagctgaCATTGCCAACCCCTAAGCTCcttattttccactggctgcaccaccaccacagaaagcactgagctaggctgaaacacctgcattttggagtagccttactcaagaaagcaaaaaagagaccatgtttgcatgcggctttattaacccaagtaatgttattttttattttttattttttttacattgtttgcaatcTGATATGTGACAAGTATTAATgccaaataacatgcaaaacaggcaaaccCCCCcagtttttttttgtggggggtgtTTTGTGGGGTTTTTTAGCTAAAAATATGGGGCTCAAAACAGGGAATGACCGGTCAATGtttagtcaattttagaataaggctgtaacataacataatgtggaaaacgtcaaggggtctgaatactttcagaatttACTCTAGCTAACATTTCCCAGCTTAATTGTAACCAAATATCCAAaaggagattcagtgaaaacaaaaatctgacattgattaATTTATCAAGATGAGTTCAAATGCTTTTCTCAAAGCAGCGCAATGACGCCTGTCCCAATCAAAATGGTGCTGGaattattttgttattattattaagccATCATTTCTGAATGAAAGATGGTACCAACATGAAGCCTATTGTATAACATCATTTTATAGTATACATACAATGCATCATCCAAACTGCATGATTGCCTACACGTACTGTAAGTGGCTAAAGGAAAATGTTCTATTTTTTTAATCAGGCCTACCTTATTATAAATTAGGCCATCATCATTGTCAATCGTGAATGCTAATTCTTCACTTTTTAAAGGTGAAACCTCCATGCTGCATGTATGCCAACCATTTGATCcaaatcagtttcatgggaatatgcatttcgATCTTCTTgaatgatattattattattattattattattatggctaACTGGCCAAACTAATCACATTTTAGAGCAGATGgagtgccaagagtgtggaaagctgtcatcaaggcaaagggtggctatttgaagaatctcaaatataacatatattttcatttgtttaacacttttttagttactacatgattccatatgtgttatttaatagttttgatgtctttactattattccacagtgtagaaaatacatttcagaatgggggggggggggcatgtccCCCCCTGTCCCCAGTGTAAGTTGCGCCCCTGCTCCTGATTATAACGGTTGGATGACTTCGGGAGTTTCACCTAACCACAGCTCTATGAACTAAGTGGCGCATTCAATTGACTACAATTTTTTTTACCCAATTGCAGCAGTGCAAAAGATTCGGGGCTGACCCAAAAACATTCGGGGCTAACGCCCCGAAAGCCAGGTCCTGTTGACATCCATGCTTTGGATTGGAAAATATGCATACAGTTTATTGAGGTAGGCCTATTGAGAAATACCTCTGAATACCTGTTGGAATACCATATGTTGCAGTCAACTGGAGGGAAAGTTCCCAAGATTTCCCCATTTAATTTAGAACGCATCCCGTTAAAGTTACGTAAATGGCCTTGTGTAGTTATTTGGCCAGTTACAGCAGGGAAATCAATCATGCTATCCTGCTATATGACAATGAAGAGTAATGTCTGGCCACAACATATTGGTCTCAGGCACATTCATTTAGGACATTTTAATGTCAAGGTGTATGCTAAGGTGGAGTAAAAATATAATTAATTGTGAAGTGCATAATTTTTATGAAATGCCCTTGAAACAATGTGAAATAGGCTGTTAACTTTATTCTATACTTGACGTGACAAATATATTCTACAAGAGAATCCAAATGTAGCCGACAATATATATCACAAGACATTGTCAGTGTGTCAATATTGGATGGACATTATGCCTCGGATGACAGCTTGACAGCTGAACTCCCGTTTAGCGGTACTTCTCCGCCAGGGCCAGAGCCAGTTGCTGCAGGAACTTGTCCACGGACAGATGGATCTCGGGGGTGAATTCCGCAGGGAAGTAGGCGGCAACGACCACAATCAGGTTGTGAGCCAGGATCTGCAAATGAAAAGGGAAATAGATTATTTCACATTCACACAGGTAAAATCTCCGATTTTGTGTGTGTCCTTTCCAGTCTTATTCTCTTACCTTGAAGTTGGTGGGGTCCACCCTCAGCTTGGTGGCGTGCAGTTCACTGAGCTTGGACAAGAAATCAACGAGATTGTCCATGTTGCCTACACATTCATCGATCTGATTCATGATGGTGATGCCGTGCTTCTTCACTGGAGCGGAATAGGGGGCCACGGAAGCCCAGTGGGAGAAGTAGGCCTTGGTCTGGGGGTAGACAACCACCATCCTGTCGTGGACATTAGAAATCAGGTGAGCCAAAATGAATATTCAATAATCATTCACACGGTCGGGGCTCCCGCCCTTTCTTCGCcggcatacactcttagaaaaaagggttccaaaagggttctacctggaaccaaaagggttctctacctcgaaccaaaaagggttcttcaaattgtTATCCTTTAGGGACAGCTGAacaacccttttaggttccagatATCTCCTTTAGGCTAAGCATTTATAGCTTCCAAATTGACTGAGGAATTCTGTGTTAATAATTTGAACAGCCTACATGTCCCTAGTCTATATTTTATCATACATCGTTATGTAATTACCTGGAAAGAGCCTGTTCTCCAATCTCATCGGATTTAGGGAGGATCTTGCCCCAGATGGCCTTCACGTTGGCTTTGTCATTGGCTGAGAGACTCATAGCTGCGTCTTGTCCGTTTATCCACCTAAATGAGGATGCTAAGAAAAGAAGCTGGTGAGCGTGGAAAACTCAGAGGCTTTTTTTATTGACGCACAAGAAAAGGCACACCCTGATATAATCTTAGCTCCACCTCTGATTGGGCATTTGTCCAAGACATGATTCATGTTTGTTATACTTTATAATTATGCAACCGAGCCAATTCGTGTAATGCCCAAAATATGACCTTTGCACATAATACTTTCGTTTGTAAAAATGCTGCCATAACAGTGCATGCATTTATTTCATATATATTGAATAACAAAGGGTTTTTGAAACACTTAAAACCTCAATATTTTCTTTAGAATTAAAGTTTAGACGTAAGTATTAAGACTCGTCTAATATTGCAGCACTCATTTGTGAGCGAGTATAGGCTATGTGATTCTGTAGCCTATGGAAAAATAAATGGAAAGGTTTTGTTCTGGTAGCAAAGCGTTGCCTAGGCCTATCACAAAACATTTAACAATATGTAGGCTACATGCATTTTATTTCAGAGGAATTAAACAAAAAGCTTTACACTTTCATTGAATGAAATAGGCTAATATTCAAATTGTGTCTCCAGATAGAACTTATCATGCAATTCCCCTGATGAAGGCTAGCCTATACAACAACGGCTTTTCCCCAACTGACATTTCGATTCATCATTAAAAAATACCAGAAATATGGAACTATCAAATGGGTGGGGCCATCTGAATATGAAGATAACACACATTTTTTGTCATGCTCTTTCTTCAGTAGTTTACACCCAATCtaggtttttattttttaaatgagaCCCTAAATAAACACTTACATTAATAATTAGCATTTTACAAAGATAATATTACAATTCAATGTAAATATTACAACGATAAATTAAAAGAGAATTTAGGGCTAAAGGAACCTAAATCCTTTATTGGTCTATACATTTTACTTTTTGAAATTATGTTCGATTGCATCATTAAGTATGCATGTGTTTATGAAGGctaatcattacatttacatttacattgtagtcatttagcagacgctcttatccagagcgacttacagttagtgagtgcatacattttcatactgacctGTTTATTCGATCCGTAATATTTTGAATTTGGCAACGCCTAAATGACCAAGCATTATCTTTAAAGGTGGGATGAAGTTGCTGATATGAGCCCGCCCAGACATTCATCCAATCATTTTCTGTGTTCTTTCAGGGCGGAGATACTGAACATCAATAAATTGGACATCACAGGAGAGAAAAAGCTCAGGGATCCCTTGTAACATTTTGCAAGTACCAACGGAAATCAACAAACAAACGTCAACATGGTCGACTGGACAGATGCTGAGCGCAGTGCCATCGTAGGCCTGTGGGGAAAGATCAGCGTGGATGAGATCGGACCCCAGGCCCTGGCGAGGTACATTCTTGTAATGTTTATGTAGATATCATTAAATAATAACACGATAATAGGCTACCTAGGCTATTTAGCACTAATTGTGTAGTAGGAAATCGCGGTGTTCACCTTTGGTGCGATACAGTATAAAAAactaaacatgtatgcattcactaactgtaagtcgctctggataagagcgtctgctaaatgacctaaatgcGATACAGACCTTATTGATTGTGAAGTATAATTGTAATTGCAgcctgttttatttattttttagacttcTGATCGTGTCTCCATGGACTCAGAGGCACTTCAGCACCTTCGGCAACCTGTCCACACCCGCTGCCATCATGGGTAACCCCGCTGTTGCCAAACACGGAAAGACCGTGATGCACGGACTGGACAGAGCTGTGCAGAACCTGGATGACATCAAAAACACCTATACTGCACTGAGTGTGATGCACTCGGAGAAACTGCACGTGGATCCCGACAACTTCAGGGTGAGTATTAAACTTTAGCAAACtaaaacaaaatacaaaaatacatagTATTTTGCATTAAATAGCGTTATGAGCCGATGTAAAGCTTATTCCAATATTTCATTCTCCATGTGGTTCTTGTACGGTCCCCTCTCCACAGCTCCTCGCCGACTGCATCACCGTGTGCGTGGCCGCCAAGCTCGGTCCCGCCGGTTTCAGTGCTGATACTCAGGAAGCCTTCCAGAAGTTCCTGGCTGTCGTTGTGTCCGCTCTCGGCAGACAGTACCACTAGAGCGTCACTCGACAGTATCAATATGGAAGAGAGATTACACTCCAACTCCAGTCTGTTAGGCTGGAAGCTGTGCCATAGCTACACATATTGAAAAtaataaaatcaatttaaaaGCATTTATGTTTTTGAAGTGTTGTTTTTCGATGGAAAATGCTCACCTGCAATTTTACTGATGGCAAATGGTTTCTAGTTAGGCCTTCAGAGGTTTCAAATAAGCGATGCACATGTATAGGCCTAGCCTACACATCATCAAATTTGAAAAATAAATTATTTCCTAAAGCGTGGACAGATGatcaaatgttttacatttagcagatgctcttatccagagagacttacaggtgcaattaaagttaagtgccttgctcaagggcacatacgacctttcggttactgggccaacactcttaaccgctaggctacctgccgaccATCACATAATGTTTGCTAATTGATAACTACAGTATATTtagatatttattttatttgcttTAGATATGTAAATATGTATTTCCTTAGAATGACTGCAATCCACTGTCAACAAATGCTTTAAAAAATGTTGGACCTAAAACCCATTCAAGTCAATCTTTTTAGCAACATTTTAAATGTCATACCCCATTAATGTAAAATTATTTTAAACACATTGAGTAGCCTAACACAATTCATTTAAAATATGATTTGGGAGTGTTGCCCTCACCGTCACCGGATTTATCCACATCAATGTGACAGATCGCGCCATCTTGCAAAATGAGGGCAACTGATGCATGGCTTTATTCAAACAAATCCGGTGACGGTGAGTAAAATACAAAATAGTGCTGCAAGAATTATTGTGGCttccggagtggcgcagcggtctaaggtactgcatcgcagtgctagaggtcactacagatccgggttcgatgtTTCgggggacgcatggctctcgaccttcgcctctctcgAGTCAGTActgagttgcagcgatgggacaagactgtaactaccaactggatatcacgaaattggggagaataaAGGGGTAAAAAGTTTTTTAAAGATTTATTGCATCAATTCAGGTAATCCCATCAAACCTGTGAAAAACTGCAGATGGATTGAAACTCTCATCCGTAATCTTTTGCCTCTCATGTTATGCCTGAGTGCATAAATCTGCGCGTAAAACCAAGCCTGTGCGTAAAACCAAGCAGGAACAAGCCGCACAAGAAAAGCCCGAGAGACTATCCCACTAGTACTAGCCTACATCTCACCAAATTTCACTTCACATAAAGTGAAAACAATACACATTTGTACGAAATAATGAGACCCTTTAACTTACAGACATATATGTGCAGAGATGGgcaaaaatactttaataaaatgtgctattttgtttgttttttcgcattgtttgtaactgattttgtacataatgttgctgccaccgtctcttatgaccgataagagcttctggacatcagaacagcgattactcaccttgaactagactaataatttttctttaatgagtcggatgaGAGGGATTTGATCCAGatacccgacagggccctcatcccgttcattcacagtagaaagagacggagatatcgcagaggagatcggggtgcctggtaagtcgccggcgacgagtggctaatctgcctttgccatcggtaCTATTGGCCAAGCACAATCGCTTGTTAATAAAGTGGATGAACTACAAGcatgtatatcctaccaacgggacattaaaaacggtcatatcttatgtttcaccatgtcatggctgaacaacgaccttaataacatacagctggcgggttatacactgtatcggcaggatagaacagcagcctctggtaagacaatgggtggtggtctgtatatttgtaaacaacagctggtgcacgatatctaaggaagactcgaggttttgctcgcctgaagtAGAgtatcatgataagctgtagaccacactatctaccaagagagttttcatctatattctacCACTACataccgatgctggcactaagaacgcactcaatgagctgtatatggccataagcaaacaggaaaacgctcatccagaggcggcactcctagtggccggggactttaatgctaggaaacttacatccgttttacctcatttctaccagtatgttaaatgtgcaaccagaggggaaaaaaactctagaccacctttactccacacacagagatgcgtacaaagctctcccacgccccccatttggcaaatctgaccattattctatcatcctgattcctgcttacaagcaaaaactaaagtaggaagcaccagtgactcggtcaataaaaaaagt of the Coregonus clupeaformis isolate EN_2021a unplaced genomic scaffold, ASM2061545v1 scaf5275, whole genome shotgun sequence genome contains:
- the LOC121566201 gene encoding hemoglobin subunit alpha-4-like, which produces MSLSANDKANVKAIWGKILPKSDEIGEQALSRMVVVYPQTKAYFSHWASVAPYSAPVKKHGITIMNQIDECVGNMDNLVDFLSKLSELHATKLRVDPTNFKILAHNLIVVVAAYFPAEFTPEIHLSVDKFLQQLALALAEKYR
- the LOC121550830 gene encoding hemoglobin subunit beta-4, encoding MVDWTDAERSAIVGLWGKISVDEIGPQALARLLIVSPWTQRHFSTFGNLSTPAAIMGNPAVAKHGKTVMHGLDRAVQNLDDIKNTYTALSVMHSEKLHVDPDNFRLLADCITVCVAAKLGPAGFSADTQEAFQKFLAVVVSALGRQYH